The following proteins come from a genomic window of Zygotorulaspora mrakii chromosome 8, complete sequence:
- the ADI1 gene encoding acireductone dioxygenase (Ni2+-requiring) (similar to Saccharomyces cerevisiae ADI1 (YMR009W); ancestral locus Anc_7.113) → MVQAYFFDNKNEIDAREPHCSGELVGLDQLSRLGVFYRFIHDDDEVDALAKERNYKNRDVVNISRASFQNDEQAMLKKLEVFYEEHIHEDEEIRYCLDGEGYFDLKDPICDRWIRVKVCKGDLLVVPAGIYHRFMLTTQNYIKAMRLFQDEPKWLAINKPDADANAARKQYLASISSNT, encoded by the coding sequence ATGGTTCaggcatatttttttgacaacAAAAACGAAATTGATGCAAGAGAACCACATTGTAGTGGAGAACTGGTTGGGCTCGATCAGTTGTCGAGACTAGGCGTTTTTTACAGATTTATACatgatgacgatgaggTAGATGCGCTGgccaaagaaagaaattatAAGAACCGCGACGTGGTCAACATTAGTCGAGCCAGCTTCCAAAACGATGAACAGGCGATGCTCAAGAAACTAGAGGTTTTCTACGAGGAACATATCcatgaagatgaggagaTTAGGTACTGCCTCGACGGGGAGGGGTACTTTGACCTGAAGGACCCCATCTGTGACAGATGGATCCGGGTCAAAGTTTGCAAGGGCGACCTGCTTGTTGTACCTGCTGGAATTTACCACAGGTTCATGCTCACGACGCAGAACTACATCAAGGCCATGAGACTTTTTCAGGATGAGCCGAAGTGGCTCGCCATTAATAAGCCGGATGCCGATGCAAATGCAGCTCGTAAGCAGTATCTGGCATCCATCTCAAGTAACACGTAA
- the ANY1 gene encoding Any1p (similar to Saccharomyces cerevisiae YMR010W; ancestral locus Anc_7.112), which translates to MVEDAEVSVVTAVNQNEGSVGDSLASYLPKVDQFYIPEWLTMQFIANNLISFTPLFSYGSTIISIQQSQTALGFSIDICATMLIASILRVSYYLITPYEITLLRQALVMIFIQLILLKTTLNFRPDEYKYNNLHDVESFTQLVHDVWFEYFSTSKPPMFSEDWKLMLKSLSFRNLAGFSYKILLVFIYKFLKFFDPSYKRFKSFWQWDNDRAFWKFLMIFATLQLLLTFVISKVFNWESLSEWMGSLIGSLGLLIESLLPLPQIAILYKLKSVQGFKLILLVSWLCGDTLKITYLIFGANNISIIFLVFALFQMSLDFYIGGQYIYYRFYYDSMRSDQSFLEQLDNDGNREGIELDNFSLSSNSANDSSSESKSASQYSTKRERAHTFSV; encoded by the coding sequence ATGGTAGAGGATGCTGAAGTTTCAGTGGTAACAGCCGTGAATCAAAATGAAGGGAGCGTTGGCGATTCGTTAGCGTCCTATTTGCCAAAAGTTGATCAGTTTTATATTCCGGAATGGTTAACAATGCAGTTTATAGCGAATAATTTGATCAGTTTTACTCCTTTGTTTTCCTATGGGTCGACTATTATTAGCATACAGCAGTCACAGACGGCGCTGGGGTTTTCCATCGATATTTGTGCCACAATGCTGATTGCGAGCATACTGAGAGTATCGTATTATTTAATCACACCTTATGAAATAACGCTTTTGAGACAGGCGTTGGTTAtgattttcattcaattgatacTTTTAAAAACTACATTGAATTTTCGCCCAGATGAGTATAAGTATAATAATTTACATGATGTTGAATCATTTACTCAATTAGTTCACGATGTGTGgtttgaatatttcagcACTTCTAAACCACCAATGTTTAGCGAAGACTGGAAACTAATGCTGAAATCATTATCTTTTAGGAATCTCGCTGGTTTCAGCTATAAGATATTATTGGTGTTTATttataaatttttgaaattttttgatccGAGCTACAAAAGGTTCAAATCATTCTGGCAATGGGATAATGATAGAGcattttggaaatttttaatGATTTTTGCAACTTTGCAGTTATTACTAACCTTTGTAATATCAAAGGTATTCAATTGGGAAAGTTTATCTGAATGGATGGGCTCTTTAATTGGCTCGTTGGGGTTATTGATCGAATCACTTCTGCCCTTACCTCAAATTGCTATCCTCTATAAATTGAAATCTGTTCAAggtttcaaattgattCTACTGGTAAGTTGGCTTTGCGGTgatactttgaaaattacATATCTGATATTTGGGGCTAAcaatatttcaataatattTCTCGTGTTTGCACTTTTCCAAATGTCTCTAGATTTTTACATTGGTGGTCAATATATTTATTATAGGTTCTATTACGATTCTATGAGATCCGATCAGAGCTTCTTGGAGCAGCTTGACAACGATGGCAACCGTGAAGGTATTGAACTCGATAATTTTAGCTTATCTTCCAATTCAGCGAATGATTCCTCAAGTGAAAGCAAATCAGCTTCTCAATATTCAACCAAGAGAGAAAGAGCACATACTTTCTCAGTATAG
- the PET127 gene encoding Pet127p (similar to Saccharomyces cerevisiae PET127 (YOR017W); ancestral locus Anc_7.111) — MYYAHKSCTVRGFTVRSLSSGSRGGDGLSEVAEFAKVILQDVEKEKHVQKNGGSGARKSNNSHVERSRRITSFTLSPKHAKHTSVSLDDKRVEPARLVYDLNRILYQPMTLHPLKDLRSGVYNFKPDLEMIPPSNLESKDRFKFITPYRDNSLFMLAKKFNQKYVSSTSSMTSTLSHLHFLLSNFRPLNIVNTSISKNFPQTKCTFTKGAQFPSTIILRKLNDNIISLDSDKSLDREIILSTLGNSLEEFLTDKSNEKEEESYHFSKIDKFILRSQLDAFDPKLPGTGVFDLKTRAVAAIRHDISYVEKNDNFTGYEIDKVHGEFESLEREFFDLIKSTLLKYSLQAKIGKMDGIFVAYHNISKMFGFQYMPLNDIDYIIHSSFNSNFQRELNRRNRMLQKIHGTEEFIVKYERQERQIAEAIADAEFKMSILLLRNILVHIENLLKKRGKQSWKKLKIMMKTETKTVSFQDPRKSEKVPVLKVIVLPLPPNFEDEKLNVKGKSNAEIMDQIESIKNENEIVLEKQKASLIGFDITVDHFYKHHQESTSLPEFAKPENGILDLNTCLYISRKYNENFYHNLHSFQNPSFFHPKDVSTWRINCHFSDIDDKNSLMKSYGSFLDEKLNSLKEQCVVRDSLVNSNHSAAIIERINRLMTSGYQHRKSDIKVEVEKAKQKDDKPTMFQNQLRAYAMKGKARSEFLNRTSSKNNTGSGEKTTWDA, encoded by the coding sequence ATGTATTACGCCCACAAAAGTTGTACTGTTCGGGGTTTTACTGTACGATCGCTCAGCAGTGGAAGCAGAGGAGGTGATGGTCTATCCGAGGTAGCAGAGTTTGCTAAAGTAATCCTTCAAGATGtcgaaaaggaaaaacatGTACAGAAAAACGGGGGAAGTGGCGCCCGTAAATCAAATAATAGCCATGTGGAGAGATCCAGGAGGATTACGTCTTTTACTTTGTCGCCAAAGCACGCTAAGCACACCAGTGTGTCTCTTGACGACAAGAGGGTTGAGCCGGCACGTTTGGTGTACGATTTGAATCGCATTTTGTATCAGCCAATGACGCTGCACCccttgaaagatttgagATCTGGGGTATACAACTTTAAGCCGGACTTGGAAATGATTCCCCCAAGCAATCTGGAATCTAAAGATCGTTTCAAGTTTATCACGCCATATCGAGATAACTCATTATTCATGcttgccaaaaaatttaatcaaAAATACGTGTCGTCTACAAGCTCCATGACATCAACGTTAAGTCATTTGCATTTCCTGCTTTCGAATTTCCGACCGCTAAACATCGTGAATACTTCTATTTCAAAGAACTTTCCACAAACAAAATGCACTTTTACAAAAGGTGCACAGTTTCCATCCACTATCATCCTTAGAAAGTTGAACGATAATATCATATCTCTGGATTCAGATAAAAGTCTTGATAGAGAGATTATTTTATCCACGTTAGGTAAttctttggaagaatttcTCACTGATAAATCCAAcgaaaaagaggaagaatcttatcatttttcaaagatcGATAAATTCATTCTAAGGTCCCAGCTCGATGCCTTTGATCCTAAATTGCCAGGCACGGGAGTGTTTGATTTAAAAACAAGAGCAGTGGCTGCAATCAGGCATGATATATCCTACgttgaaaaaaacgatAATTTTACTGgatatgaaattgataaagtcCATGGAGAATTCGAGTCACTGGAgagagaattttttgatctaATAAAAAGTACTTTattaaaatattcattACAGGCGAAAATTGGGAAAATGGATGGTATATTCGTTGCATATCataatatttcaaagatgttCGGATTTCAATACATGCCATTAAATGATATAGATTATATCATTCATTCAAGCttcaattcaaattttcaaagggAACTGAACAGGCGAAATAGAATgttgcaaaaaattcatgGAACCGAGGAATTTATCGTTAAATATGAACGTCAAGAACGTCAAATTGCAGAGGCAATCGCGGATGCTGAGTTCAAGATGTCAATTTTACTTTTAAGAAATATTCTTGTTCATATCGAGAacttattgaaaaagagaggCAAGCAAAGCTGGAAAAAGctaaaaataatgatgaagacCGAAACAAAGACTGTGTCTTTCCAAGATCCTCGTAAAAGCGAAAAGGTACCTGTGTTAAAAGTCATTGTCCTCCCACTTCCgccaaattttgaagacgAAAAATTAAATGTTAAAGGTAAGTCTAATGCGGAAATAATGGATCAGATTGAGTCCattaaaaatgaaaatgaaattgttcTCGAGAAGCAAAAGGCATCCTTAATTGGTTTCGATATAACTGTGGATCATTTTTATAAGCATCATCAAGAAAGCACATCATTACCGGAATTTGCGAAACCTGAAAACGGCATACTAGATTTGAATACTTGTCTTTATATCTCACGAAAATACAATGAGAATTTTTACCACAATTTgcattcatttcaaaatccaaGTTTCTTTCATCCGAAGGATGTTTCAACCTGGAGGATTAATTGTCATTTTAGTGATATTGACGATAAAAACAGTTTGATGAAGTCTTATGGAAGCTTTTTGGATGAAAAGTTAAACTCCTTGAAAGAGCAATGCGTCGTCAGGGATTCTCTTGTAAATTCCAATCACTCAGCAGCGATCATTGAGCGTATTAACAGATTAATGACAAGTGGCTATCAACATAGGAAAAGCGATATTAAAGTTGAGGTGGAGAAAGCAAAGCAGAAAGACGACAAACCGACaatgtttcaaaatcaattaCGAGCTTATGCGATGAAGGGGAAAGCAAGAagtgaatttttgaatagaACAAGTTCCAAAAACAATACGGGCTCAGGTGAAAAGACGACTTGGGATGCGTAA
- the STE3 gene encoding Ste3p (similar to Saccharomyces cerevisiae STE3 (YKL178C); ancestral locus Anc_1.167): MSFQSNIIGLCATAVVLLIPPLAWHSQSKNIPAIILITWLLLMDVTFLISAAIWSGEEFATRWSGKGWCDIITKLQVGANVGIACAVTTIVSNLHIVLKADSVIPEVNSWKKICRDLVMCLATPITVMALSYIVQLSRFGIGRYYGCTNLLSPTWVTTVLYTMWALIWSAAAAVYATLVLVIFYRKRKDVRDILHCTNSKLNLTRFSRLLIFCFLIILVIFPLAVYAVVEDIRNLTGTYSFKQTHQPYMWRTIIKFDQGKSFASVWLYILMSLMVFFIFGLGTDALHLYSNFLKKIKLGFMVTYIEDSIQKHKDNRVANILSKLASSTESQDSSFSDSSLEKGSGDYSTYQSSTLGSRANFYIDYSTPNDKKARANAPFRSDLSSIFKCESKNTSTINHNVKDAPLSTIVRSVDTNNIPDDFGSHSFSDCFEDDKKLRSEKGKTGIVSYIFNSDESREFDVTDQTLPDQFDKSQVKFHYKVQRKE; the protein is encoded by the coding sequence ATGTCTTTTCAATCTAATATAATAGGCCTTTGCGCTACCGCTGTAGTGCTACTGATACCACCATTAGCGTGGCACTCGCAAAGCAAAAATATACCGGCAATAATTTTGATAACATGGTTACTTCTGATGGATGTCACATTTCTGATTAGTGCTGCCATTTGGAGTGGGGAAGAATTTGCAACAAGATGGTCGGGCAAAGGTTGGTGCGACATTATTACGAAGCTGCAGGTTGGTGCTAATGTTGGGATCGCGTGTGCTGTCACAACCATTGTCTCGAATCTGCACATCGTGCTTAAAGCTGATAGTGTGATCCCGGAGGTTAATTCATGGAAAAAGATTTGCCGCGATTTGGTGATGTGCCTCGCTACGCCAATTACCGTTATGGCTCTGTCTTATATCGTTCAACTATCAAGATTTGGCATAGGACGCTATTATGGCTGTACTAATCTTCTATCTCCCACTTGGGTCACAACTGTATTATATACTATGTGGGCTTTGATTTGgtcagcagcagcagccGTATACGCAACGTTGGTATTAGTTATCTTCTATCGAAAGCGGAAAGACGTTAGGGACATTCTCCATTGCACCAATTCAAAGTTAAATTTAAcaagattttcaagattgttgatattttgtttcCTCATTATTCTAGTGATTTTCCCATTAGCAGTTTATGCGGTTGTAGAAGATATTAGAAATTTAACCGGTACCTACAGCTTTAAGCAAACTCATCAACCTTATATGTGGAGAACAATTATCAAGTTCGatcaaggaaaaagttTTGCAAGTGTTTGGCTGTACATCCTGATGTCACTGATGGTTTTCTTTATATTTGGTTTAGGAACTGATGCGTTACATCtttattcaaattttttgaagaagattaaACTTGGATTCATGGTAACATACATCGAGGACTCTATTCAGAAGCACAAGGATAATCGTGTTGCTAATATTTTGAGCAAGCTAGCTTCGTCTACCGAAAGTCAAGATTCGTCATTTTCCGATTCATCGTTGGAAAAGGGGTCTGGTGATTACTCGACATATCAATCAAGCACGCTTGGGTCTAGAGCAAATTTTTATATCGATTACAGTACACCAAATGATAAGAAAGCAAGAGCTAATGCTCCTTTTAGATCCGATTTGAGCTCAATATTCAAGTgtgaatcaaaaaatacttCAACCATAAATCATAATGTGAAAGATGCCCCCTTGTCAACAATTGTGAGATCGGTGGATACAAACAACATTCCCGACGATTTCGgttctcattctttttcagactGTTTTGAAGACGATAAAAAACTGAGGTCTGAAAAAGGCAAAACCGGCATTGTCAGCTACATATTCAATTCCGACGAGAGTAGAGAGTTTGATGTTACCGATCAGACACTGCCAGACCAGTTTGACAAGTCGCAGGTAAAATTTCATTACAAGGTAcagagaaaagaataa
- the CPS1 gene encoding Gly-Xaa carboxypeptidase (similar to Saccharomyces cerevisiae CPS1 (YJL172W); ancestral locus Anc_1.166), which yields MTTEKELYTNGTQKVVVSLRLKRLLIAIFASLAISAWVILQAGGQLPAFRSSRQNEQPGASEKNTRCGKTRAIVPSFNGSFDLILHDPEFKKRSIENLAKAVQIPTEIQDVNPQPSENHEYYRYFYQFHHYLQHTYPLIHKYVTLEKVNELGLLYTWQGSEENLKPILFMAHQDVVPVERKTWDSWKYPPFSGYYDEETDLLWGRGSNDCKNLLTAEMDAIEQLLKDGFKPRRTVLMSFGFDEESSGHLGAHNLALFLKERYGKDGIYSIIDEGFGVISLGDDLYVAAPINGEKGYADVVFTVNGHGGHSSVPPDHTTIGVAAELITLLEKYTFDFDFEVDNPLYGLLTCVAEHSELVPESLKKTILGASGDSKKKAALESYLATDPRFRELIRTTRAVDIIEGGVKSNALPEVASFLINHRIEIHSSVNETMEHDLKYAKEIAKKHGYGLSYNNNTIEPETDLGFIEVSVTYGLEPAPMSPSSGPVWDLFAGTIQNVFENGVFAEDPEADFYISTTLISGNTDTRYYWDLSKFIYRFVGSLMDPEILKTLHSVDEHVDISGHLSATAFIYEYVINASENI from the coding sequence GAAAAGGAGTTGTACACCAACGGCACTCAAAAAGTGGTTGTGAGCCTTAGACTTAAAAGGCTCCTCATTGCCATATTTGCCTCTCTTGCGATAAGCGCATGGGTGATTCTTCAGGCAGGAGGGCAATTGCCAGCGTTCCGGTCTTCAAGGCAAAACGAGCAGCCTGGTGCTTCGGAAAAGAATACGAGATGTGGCAAGACTAGGGCCATTGTTCCATCATTCAATGGTTCTTTTGACTTAATTCTACACGACcctgaattcaaaaaaagatccaTCGAGAATTTGGCAAAAGCTGTTCAGATTCCTACTGAAATTCAGGATGTTAATCCACAACCCTCCGAAAACCACGAATACTACAGgtatttttatcaatttcatcattatttgcAACATACTTACCCATTAATTCACAAATATGTGACGTTGGAGAAAGTTAATGAACTCGGGTTGCTTTATACCTGGCAAGGCTCTGAAGAGAACTTAAAACCAATTTTGTTTATGGCTCATCAGGATGTTGTTCCTGTCGAAAGAAAAACGTGGGACTCGTGGAAGTACCCACCATTTTCCGGTTACTACGATGAAGAAACAGATTTACTTTGGGGCAGAGGATCTAATGATTGTAAAAACTTGCTTACTGCCGAAATGGATGCCATTGAGCAACTTCTAAAGGATGGTTTCAAGCCCAGAAGGACTGTTTTGATGTCATTTGGATTTGACGAAGAATCGAGTGGACATCTTGGTGCTCACAACTTAGCACTTTTCCTCAAGGAAAGGTACGGGAAGGATGGTATTTACAGTATTATTGATGAAGGTTTCGGTGTAATATCGTTAGGCGATGATCTGTACGTTGCAGCTCCAATAAATGGAGAAAAAGGATACGCTGATGTGGTGTTCACCGTCAATGGTCATGGAGGTCATTCATCTGTGCCTCCTGATCATACTACTATTGGTGTCGCTGCTGAATTAATTACATTGCTGGAAAAATACACATTCgattttgatttcgaaGTTGATAATCCTCTATATGGTTTATTGACCTGCGTTGCTGAGCATTCTGAGCTAGTCCcagaatctttgaaaaaaacaattcttgGCGCATCAGGAGattcgaagaagaaagcagCTTTGGAATCTTATTTGGCTACTGATCCTCGTTTCCGTGAATTAATTAGAACCACGAGGGCTGTCGATATAATCGAAGGAGGTGTCAAGTCAAATGCACTACCAGAAGTCGCTAGCTTCTTGATAAATCACAGAATTGAAATTCACTCTTCCGTTAATGAAACTATGGAACATGACTTAAAATATGCTAAAGAAATCGCAAAGAAACACGGGTATGGTTTATCTTACAATAATAATACTATTGAACCAGAAACCGATTTAGGCTTTATCGAAGTTTCTGTTACATATGGATTAGAACCAGCTCCAATGTCACCATCTTCGGGACCGGTATGGGATTTATTTGCTGGTAccattcaaaatgtttttgaaaatggagTTTTTGCAGAGGACCCAGAAGCTGATTTTTATATTTCTACGACTTTAATTTCTGGCAATACTGACACCAGATATTATTGGGACTTATCAAAGTTTATCTACAGGTTTGTTGGATCTTTAATGGACCcagaaatattgaaaacaTTACACTCAGTTGATGAGCATGTTGATATCAGTGGCCACTTATCAGCAACTGCTTTCATTTATGAGTATGTTATCAACGCAAgtgaaaatatttga